Proteins from one Xenopus tropicalis strain Nigerian chromosome 1, UCB_Xtro_10.0, whole genome shotgun sequence genomic window:
- the cxxc4 gene encoding CXXC-type zinc finger protein 4: MSNMNTNVCVENGQNPEAAVLPKDNLVEGALNSLMDYNSEMERYRSFATFYKTNGAFPQAAKIARITTPIFPSARIGMSPWNCDNAMLWGRKSAAINPNRTSMHRNDSQRLGKPGGAPESLQMANNNFLSTLSPEHCRPLAGECMNKLKCGAAEAEIMNLPERVGTFSAIPALGGISLPPGVIVMTALHSPAAASAAVTDSAFQIANLADCPQNNSSGAGGNPAKKKRKRCGVCVPCKRLINCGVCSSCRNRKTGHQICKFRKCEELKKKPGTSLERTPVPSAEAFRWFF, from the coding sequence ATGTCCAATATGAACACTAATGTCTGTGTGGAGAATGGACAGAACCCCGAGGCTGCTGTGCTCCCCAAGGATAATTTGGTGGAGGGGGCTCTCAACAGCCTCATGGATTACAATTCAGAAATGGAGAGGTATAGGTCCTTTGCCACATTTTACAAAACCAATGGCGCTTTCCCCCAGGCTGCTAAGATTGCCAGGATCACAACCCCCATTTTCCCCAGTGCACGGATTGGCATGTCCCCTTGGAACTGTGATAATGCAATGCTCTGGGGGAGGAAATCAGCCGCTATCAACCCTAATAGGACCAGCATGCACAGAAACGACTCCCAGCGGCTGGGAAAGCCTGGCGGGGCGCCAGAGTCTTTGCAAATGGCAAATAATAATTTCCTTTCCACCTTATCCCCTGAACACTGCAGACCTTTGGCAGGGGAATGCATGAACAAGCTCAAATGCGGCGCTGCTGAAGCAGAGATAATGAATCTCCCTGAACGCGTTGGAACTTTTTCCGCTATTCCAGCTCTAGGGGGCATCTCATTACCTCCAGGGGTCATCGTCATGACAGCCCTTCACTCCCCCGCAGCAGCCTCGGCAGCCGTCACAGACAGTGCGTTTCAAATTGCCAATCTGGCAGACTGCCCGCAGAATAATTCCTCGGGAGCCGGCGGGAATCCTGCCAAGAAGAAGAGGAAAAGGTGTGGGGTCTGTGTCCCCTGCAAGCGGCTCATCAACTGTGGAGTCTGCAGCAGTTGCAGGAACCGTAAAACAGGACACCAGATCTGCAAATTTAGGAAATGTGAAGAGCTTAAGAAAAAACCTGGCACTTcactagag
- the cxxc4 gene encoding CXXC-type zinc finger protein 4 isoform X1: MSNMNTNVCVENGQNPEAAVLPKDNLVEGALNSLMDYNSEMERYRSFATFYKTNGAFPQAAKIARITTPIFPSARIGMSPWNCDNAMLWGRKSAAINPNRTSMHRNDSQRLGKPGGAPESLQMANNNFLSTLSPEHCRPLAGECMNKLKCGAAEAEIMNLPERVGTFSAIPALGGISLPPGVIVMTALHSPAAASAAVTDSAFQIANLADCPQNNSSGAGGNPAKKKRKRCGVCVPCKRLINCGVCSSCRNRKTGHQICKFRKCEELKKKPGTSLEVRGDDSFFPCLASSLIPPIPPPFQSFLSAFKMHHSFSESFSRL; this comes from the coding sequence ATGTCCAATATGAACACTAATGTCTGTGTGGAGAATGGACAGAACCCCGAGGCTGCTGTGCTCCCCAAGGATAATTTGGTGGAGGGGGCTCTCAACAGCCTCATGGATTACAATTCAGAAATGGAGAGGTATAGGTCCTTTGCCACATTTTACAAAACCAATGGCGCTTTCCCCCAGGCTGCTAAGATTGCCAGGATCACAACCCCCATTTTCCCCAGTGCACGGATTGGCATGTCCCCTTGGAACTGTGATAATGCAATGCTCTGGGGGAGGAAATCAGCCGCTATCAACCCTAATAGGACCAGCATGCACAGAAACGACTCCCAGCGGCTGGGAAAGCCTGGCGGGGCGCCAGAGTCTTTGCAAATGGCAAATAATAATTTCCTTTCCACCTTATCCCCTGAACACTGCAGACCTTTGGCAGGGGAATGCATGAACAAGCTCAAATGCGGCGCTGCTGAAGCAGAGATAATGAATCTCCCTGAACGCGTTGGAACTTTTTCCGCTATTCCAGCTCTAGGGGGCATCTCATTACCTCCAGGGGTCATCGTCATGACAGCCCTTCACTCCCCCGCAGCAGCCTCGGCAGCCGTCACAGACAGTGCGTTTCAAATTGCCAATCTGGCAGACTGCCCGCAGAATAATTCCTCGGGAGCCGGCGGGAATCCTGCCAAGAAGAAGAGGAAAAGGTGTGGGGTCTGTGTCCCCTGCAAGCGGCTCATCAACTGTGGAGTCTGCAGCAGTTGCAGGAACCGTAAAACAGGACACCAGATCTGCAAATTTAGGAAATGTGAAGAGCTTAAGAAAAAACCTGGCACTTcactagaggtcagaggagatgATTCTTTTTTTCCCTGCCTAGCCAGCTCCTTAATTCCCCCAATTCCCCCACCCTTCCAGTCCTTCTTGTCTGCCTTCAAGATGCACCATTCCTTCTCTGAAAGCTTCTCCAGATTGTGA